The genomic segment TATTTTTATCCAGCACTAACTTTTACTTGTTTTTCGCTATATAATTTATTTATGTATTATGTATATTTCCTTCAAAATGAAAATAATGAGCTTTATTATGGTTCTACAAATAATCTAAAGCGTCGTTTGCAAGAACATAATTCTGGTAGAGCCTACTATACAAAGGGGAGATATTGGAAGCTAATTTATTATGAAGCATATCTTTCTGAAAAAGACGCTAGAAATCGCGAAAAACAATTGAAGTTGCATGGTCAAGCTTTTGCACAGACTAAACGACGTATTAAGAATAGCCTATCTACCAACCTAGATAATTAAATTTGAGCAAAAGTTAGTGCTGGATGAATTTTCAAAGTTCTTTCCGACCATTTTATTTATAAAATCACCGGAATATACTCTACTATTTTTTGATAAAAAAGTAGCTCTGTATCTTAACAAATTTAAGCTAATAAGTCAAGGGGTTTTTCTATCGGGTAGTTTATACTTTCTCATTACAGAAAGCACCAAAGATCATTCTGTCACTTTTGTATCGGCAAAAGTGACCAAAACCTCGCAACTGACTCAAAAAAGCTAGAAATTCTTCAAGTTTCAATCTTCCGAATCTGAACTCACCGACTAAGAAGTCGGATCGGTTTCGCTCGGAGATGCTCACGCTCTCCTTGCTTAACTAGGCAGATTCTCGTCTTAATAAGGATTAAAACTGTTTGAAACTTT from the bacterium CG_4_10_14_0_2_um_filter_33_32 genome contains:
- a CDS encoding excinuclease ABC subunit C; the protein is MYYVYFLQNENNELYYGSTNNLKRRLQEHNSGRAYYTKGRYWKLIYYEAYLSEKDARNREKQLKLHGQAFAQTKRRIKNSLSTNLDN